One genomic window of Quercus robur chromosome 6, dhQueRobu3.1, whole genome shotgun sequence includes the following:
- the LOC126733203 gene encoding E3 ubiquitin-protein ligase RHA2B-like: MKALSEFFYNLRTMTIVFFTLLLIEIIILIRSLTGLSPNSDKLVITTSQYLKLIEKKNPTISFSKRTRIMAEPIECTVCLSEFEEGDKVRNLQCKHTFHKDCLDSWLQQYCRATCPLCRIKVVPDEIVDSYRRMRNQVEYDGNDEEIVFFLSALHGNNFRRWF; this comes from the coding sequence ATGAAAGCCCTCTCTGAATTCTTCTACAACCTCAGAACCATGACCATAGTCTTCTTCACTCTCCTACTTATTGAAATCATAATTCTGATCCGTTCACTCACCGGATTAAGCCCCAACTCCGATAAACTTGTAATCACAACAAGCCAATACCTTAAACTCATTGAAAAAAAGAACCCCACAATTAGTTTCAGTAAAAGAACGAGGATTATGGCCGAGCCAATTGAATGCACTGTGTGTTTATCCGAATTTGAAGAAGGAGACAAGGTTAGAAATTTGCAATGTAAGCACACATTCCATAAGGATTGCCTAGATAGCTGGCTACAACAATATTGTCGTGCTACATGCCCACTTTGCCGGATTAAGGTTGTGCCGGATGAGATTGTGGATAGTTATCGTCGGATGCGAAATCAGGTAGAGTATGATGGGAATGATGAGGAGATTGTTTTCTTCTTGTCTGCATTACATGGCAATAATTTCCGTAGATGGTTCTAA